The Salvia splendens isolate huo1 chromosome 20, SspV2, whole genome shotgun sequence nucleotide sequence GTTCATATTATTCATCAAAATTTTAGTGTATCATTTATGTCTATAAGTTTCTCCTAACCTACTGCTATTTCTTCCGCGGAATAGATGTTCTCGAAGAAAAATCTGCTAAGGAGGAAAATTTGGATTGTGATGCTACGAATGTAAGCTGTTCTCCCAGTATTGCATCCCCGTCACACTATGCTGGTTCACCTATTAACTTACAAAATTTGGAGCTTGAATCCATTACGAATTTGAGCTCTTTGATAAATGAATTGCTACAGCCCAATGATCCATGTTCTGCAGAAAATGGTGATACTCAAAGGATGTCCATGAATAAGTTGTTGGTATGGAAGGTAGATGTATTAAAAGCACTTGAAATTACAGAATCTGAGATAGAGTCTCTTGAAATGGAAATGAAGTCGTCTATATCTCACCCAGCCGGTCCCAGGACATCGGTTGGAGAGCAGCAATCAAAACCTTGTGAATTGCTAGATACTGCTTCCAGATATGGTGTTGGGCATGCTGTGTCAAAAGATGTGGATATGGATAGCCCAGGCAGTGCTACGTCGAAATTTGTGGATGTGCCTGCCATCATTTTACCTGAGAAAGAAGAATTGCCAGAAGATTCTAGAAATGTGGACGTGGACAAACCTTGCAACTTGGATGCGAAATGTTTGAAGAATGTTTTCAGTTCTCCTGAAAGCCATGGGTATATCAGTAGTAATGTACTTACTAGGAATACTAGTCGCGAGGATCACGGCGTGGGCAATATTTGGGGCGCAATACTCTCTTCCAATAGGGATGCTGCCAGCCGAGCTTTGGAGGAGTTAAATAAGTTACTGCCCAAACAGTGCTGTTTTGATGGTTCTGTTGATTGTTTCTTCTCTTCTATGCCAAGGAATTCCTCTGCAGTTAAGGAAAGATTTCTAAAGGCGAAGCAATTTCTCCAGTTCAAGGAGAAGGTTTTGGTCCTCAAGTTTAAGGTATTTCAGCATTTCTGGAAGGAAGGCCAAGTAGTTTCTATCAAGACACTTCGAGGGAAAACTCGTAAGAAGTTTGATCCAAGTCGAAATGGCCAAAAAAGACATCGTTCTCGAGTTTCTTCTTATGGTAAGCTTATTGCTTTATATCTTTTCTGTCTATTATAACAAATGGGTGACTATGGGAGCATGCTGTTACTTTGAAACCCATATTTGCCTCCCTGTTTTATGATCTTTCAGATCTTTAAGAATCTCAAGTTTGTTGAGTGTATGTATACTTGTTTCCGATGTTTAATTACTTGTCTGGAAATGTTTTGCAGCTGGAGGTTTTCAAACTGTTCCTGCCGATGAAGTGATCGACTATGTGAACAATTTGCTTTCACAGTTGGCATTCAAACCCAATAGGAATACTCTGAAGATGCCAGCTTTGATTTTGGACAAGAACGTGAAGATGTCAAGGTTTATCACAAACAATGGTCTTGTTGAAGATCCTTTTACTGTTGAAAAAGAAAGGTCTATCATTAACCCATGGGCAACTGAAGAGAGTGAAATTTTTATCAAAAAGCTTGCTGCCTTCGGGAAGGATTTCAGGAAGATAGCATCTTTTCTGGATCATAAAACCGTGGCAGATTGCATCGAGTTCTATTACAAAAATCACAAGTCAAAATGGTTTGAGGAAGCTAGAAAGAATTCTGGCTTCATCAAGCAAAGAAAATCCCAAACAACAAATTACCTTGTTGGTTCGGGGAAAAGAAGGAATCGCGAGTTCAATGCTGCTTCCCTTGATATGTTGGGTGCAGCTTCTGAGATTGTGGCTAACATTGATAAGGGCATGGATGTTCGGCAGAAATGTGTATCAAGATCCTCTTTTGGTGGTGCATCTAGTTCTTGCGGCCCCCCTAGGGTTGTTGATCATCTGTTGAAGGGGTCTGACAGTAAGGATATGGACAACAGCAATATGGAGACAGAAGCTGCTGATGTGTTAGCTGGCATTTGTGGCTCCTTATCACCTGAGACTACGAGTTCTTCCATCACAAGTTCTGTTGACCTTGGTGACGGTTACAAAGATATGAGCTGTCCACGAATCTGTCCGTCTGTAAAAGGGCCTTTGACCCCTGAGGTCACTGAGGATGTTGATAGTGAGTGCTCGGATGAGAGTTGCGGCGAAATGAATTCAACTGATTGGTCAGATGAGGAGAAATCCATCTTCATTAGGGCCGTGTCATCTCATGGGAAAGATTTTCGTATGGTCTCTCATTGTGTCCGAACAAAATCTGCCAATCAGTGCAAGGTGTTCTTTAGTAAGGCTAGAAAGTCCCTTGGGTTAGATATGGTTCAGCTTGGCTCTGGAGCTGCATCAGGTGATGTTGATGAAGGTGGTAGTGACATCGAAGATGATTGTAATATGGGGACTTACATGGGCACTGGCAACAACAGCTCAGAATACGAGACAAAGGAGACTTCCCCACCACATCCCATGAAGTCGGATCATGAATCTGAGATTGTGGATATAGCTCCTGAATTTAAAACATTCGAAGGGAATAAAGGACAATGCCCTCTTGATTCTACTGCTAATGAACTGGTTCTAGAGAATTCAATTTTAGTTGCTCGTGGGGATGATAAGCCAGTTACAGAAGTCCAATATCCTCAAACTACAGCTGTTGCCTTGAATATGGAGTCCAGACGAGGGGCTGAAGAAGAAGTTCCAGACTGGCCAAATGAGGCTGAGAAGGGGGCTTTAGTTAAGTTCTCGAATGGTAATTGTGCTGAAGAAAAACAATGTCACGTACCTGTTTTGCCCAAAGTTCATTTATCTGATTCTACCGATGTTAATGACACAAGCCATGAAACATGCTGGAAGAAATCTGAGCTTTCTCATGCCTCTGTTGATATGCATTCTTCTACACAAACTTGTCAGAAGTCCAATACCCCAAAGGAGGCCAATGTTGGAATGTGTTCTGCTGAAAAATCTAGGGTCAGCTCATTGCCACAGAATGGCCGCTTAGCATCCGTGGCTTCAACAGCAATATTTTCAGTTCCTATCAAATACAGTGATACTCCAAACCGCAACGCTTTACTGCCTGTTGAGGCTGATGGGAATGATGGAACACATCTTTCTAGCTACTCGTTGGGATCTCCCCAGATTCTCCAGGGGTACCCCCTTTCCTTGCAGACTATGAAAGGGACAAAGAGGGATGTCAGCTCTGCTCGTCATGGTGAACATTCGAATTCAGATTGGCATACAGATTTCTCACTTCAGAAGTGCAAGGAAGCAAGGCAGAATGATGTCTCGTTTCCACCTCTGGAACGAGTCAGGGATCGTTCAACACCACCGCAATCAAGCTGCTCATCTGCTGGTGACAACAATCCTCCGAGAAAAGGTGATGTGAAATTGTTTGGTAAGATCTTGTCATCTTCCCTGCAGAAACCCGTTGAACAAGCTGATGAGAATAGCAGCAGCCAGAATCAAAGACTCAAACTCATATCCGAGCAGAAGGATTCTGCCCAGTCAAAGTTCGACTGCAATGGCTATGCTCCCCCTGAGAAAATACCCGCTAGGAGATTCACACTTTGGGATGGAAACAGGATACAGACAACACCGGTCCCTCCCATACTGGATTCTGCTCGCCTACTGGCCAAATACCCCTCTGCATTTAGCAATTTCGTTCCATCTTCGTTGCATGGCCCCGTTGATGGCACGTCTGTTCTCCAAAGAAGAGAGATGAGCAGTAGCATTGGTGTGAAGCAGGTACAAGATGATACGCTGGCTGAAATGCAGAGAAGAAACACACTCAATGCAGCTGCAGGAACGTCGTCGGGTGTTGGCATTGCTGGACAAGGAAGTATGGTGTTTGGACGTGAGTATCCTAGCCTTACAGATCCAGTGGCAGCCATCAAAATGCACTATGCTAGGATGCAGTC carries:
- the LOC121781264 gene encoding uncharacterized protein LOC121781264 isoform X2, whose protein sequence is MYLCCVGFSLIGKKEKNKTFVGFVLVLLFIDKERGQSKQGGWSMYSGDPGQGVAPIGSRFDRNLENERSQTFSSHGNGRYYKNNRGSFTRKEWKGPSWEAAAPHNSTGETITEVNNLRPIEYTQPCHNSSSRSDRVSHAPLDSVSVSDQSQTESLVKEKVDKITDETTGKGQESEKENCLGSVELKPLKWSQVGSTCINHSTSSKSLGQDSIEVLTEVQLKNAIPSKSLTVDVSCDRSNSPTQSEDTGSRKKRRLGWGEGLAKYEKKKVDRPEDGTTKSESSISAISTESPQSQSVNLVEKSARVERLLECASPATPSSVACSYSPDVLEEKSAKEENLDCDATNVSCSPSIASPSHYAGSPINLQNLELESITNLSSLINELLQPNDPCSAENGDTQRMSMNKLLVWKVDVLKALEITESEIESLEMEMKSSISHPAGPRTSVGEQQSKPCELLDTASRYGVGHAVSKDVDMDSPGSATSKFVDVPAIILPEKEELPEDSRNVDVDKPCNLDAKCLKNVFSSPESHGYISSNVLTRNTSREDHGVGNIWGAILSSNRDAASRALEELNKLLPKQCCFDGSVDCFFSSMPRNSSAVKERFLKAKQFLQFKEKVLVLKFKVFQHFWKEGQVVSIKTLRGKTRKKFDPSRNGQKRHRSRVSSYAGGFQTVPADEVIDYVNNLLSQLAFKPNRNTLKMPALILDKNVKMSRFITNNGLVEDPFTVEKERSIINPWATEESEIFIKKLAAFGKDFRKIASFLDHKTVADCIEFYYKNHKSKWFEEARKNSGFIKQRKSQTTNYLVGSGKRRNREFNAASLDMLGAASEIVANIDKGMDVRQKCVSRSSFGGASSSCGPPRVVDHLLKGSDSKDMDNSNMETEAADVLAGICGSLSPETTSSSITSSVDLGDGYKDMSCPRICPSVKGPLTPEVTEDVDSECSDESCGEMNSTDWSDEEKSIFIRAVSSHGKDFRMVSHCVRTKSANQCKVFFSKARKSLGLDMVQLGSGAASGDVDEGGSDIEDDCNMGTYMGTGNNSSEYETKETSPPHPMKSDHESEIVDIAPEFKTFEGNKGQCPLDSTANELVLENSILVARGDDKPVTEVQYPQTTAVALNMESRRGAEEEVPDWPNEAEKGALVKFSNGNCAEEKQCHVPVLPKVHLSDSTDVNDTSHETCWKKSELSHASVDMHSSTQTCQKSNTPKEANVGMCSAEKSRVSSLPQNGRLASVASTAIFSVPIKYSDTPNRNALLPVEADGNDGTHLSSYSLGSPQILQGYPLSLQTMKGTKRDVSSARHGEHSNSDWHTDFSLQKCKEARQNDVSFPPLERVRDRSTPPQSSCSSAGDNNPPRKGDVKLFGKILSSSLQKPVEQADENSSSQNQRLKLISEQKDSAQSKFDCNGYAPPEKIPARRFTLWDGNRIQTTPVPPILDSARLLAKYPSAFSNFVPSSLHGPVDGTSVLQRREMSSSIGVKQVQDDTLAEMQRRNTLNAAAGTSSGVGIAGQGSMVFGREYPSLTDPVAAIKMHYARMQSGNIVFDTDGRRINSRDVGR
- the LOC121781264 gene encoding uncharacterized protein LOC121781264 isoform X1 — its product is MPPEPLPWDRRDFRKHDRSVSAVVGGLGRGGIQKWRDQHQQQPPPYRNHHAPPPYHHHHHQQQQQQRCYSDFRSPGQSKQGGWSMYSGDPGQGVAPIGSRFDRNLENERSQTFSSHGNGRYYKNNRGSFTRKEWKGPSWEAAAPHNSTGETITEVNNLRPIEYTQPCHNSSSRSDRVSHAPLDSVSVSDQSQTESLVKEKVDKITDETTGKGQESEKENCLGSVELKPLKWSQVGSTCINHSTSSKSLGQDSIEVLTEVQLKNAIPSKSLTVDVSCDRSNSPTQSEDTGSRKKRRLGWGEGLAKYEKKKVDRPEDGTTKSESSISAISTESPQSQSVNLVEKSARVERLLECASPATPSSVACSYSPDVLEEKSAKEENLDCDATNVSCSPSIASPSHYAGSPINLQNLELESITNLSSLINELLQPNDPCSAENGDTQRMSMNKLLVWKVDVLKALEITESEIESLEMEMKSSISHPAGPRTSVGEQQSKPCELLDTASRYGVGHAVSKDVDMDSPGSATSKFVDVPAIILPEKEELPEDSRNVDVDKPCNLDAKCLKNVFSSPESHGYISSNVLTRNTSREDHGVGNIWGAILSSNRDAASRALEELNKLLPKQCCFDGSVDCFFSSMPRNSSAVKERFLKAKQFLQFKEKVLVLKFKVFQHFWKEGQVVSIKTLRGKTRKKFDPSRNGQKRHRSRVSSYAGGFQTVPADEVIDYVNNLLSQLAFKPNRNTLKMPALILDKNVKMSRFITNNGLVEDPFTVEKERSIINPWATEESEIFIKKLAAFGKDFRKIASFLDHKTVADCIEFYYKNHKSKWFEEARKNSGFIKQRKSQTTNYLVGSGKRRNREFNAASLDMLGAASEIVANIDKGMDVRQKCVSRSSFGGASSSCGPPRVVDHLLKGSDSKDMDNSNMETEAADVLAGICGSLSPETTSSSITSSVDLGDGYKDMSCPRICPSVKGPLTPEVTEDVDSECSDESCGEMNSTDWSDEEKSIFIRAVSSHGKDFRMVSHCVRTKSANQCKVFFSKARKSLGLDMVQLGSGAASGDVDEGGSDIEDDCNMGTYMGTGNNSSEYETKETSPPHPMKSDHESEIVDIAPEFKTFEGNKGQCPLDSTANELVLENSILVARGDDKPVTEVQYPQTTAVALNMESRRGAEEEVPDWPNEAEKGALVKFSNGNCAEEKQCHVPVLPKVHLSDSTDVNDTSHETCWKKSELSHASVDMHSSTQTCQKSNTPKEANVGMCSAEKSRVSSLPQNGRLASVASTAIFSVPIKYSDTPNRNALLPVEADGNDGTHLSSYSLGSPQILQGYPLSLQTMKGTKRDVSSARHGEHSNSDWHTDFSLQKCKEARQNDVSFPPLERVRDRSTPPQSSCSSAGDNNPPRKGDVKLFGKILSSSLQKPVEQADENSSSQNQRLKLISEQKDSAQSKFDCNGYAPPEKIPARRFTLWDGNRIQTTPVPPILDSARLLAKYPSAFSNFVPSSLHGPVDGTSVLQRREMSSSIGVKQVQDDTLAEMQRRNTLNAAAGTSSGVGIAGQGSMVFGREYPSLTDPVAAIKMHYARMQSGNIVFDTDGRRINSRDVGR